Proteins from a single region of Lelliottia sp. JS-SCA-14:
- the ypeC gene encoding DUF2502 domain-containing protein YpeC, translating into MFRSLILAAVLMASAPLVANAGEITLLPSVKLQIGDRDNYGNYWDGGGWRDRDYWHRNYEWRKDRWWRHDNGRHRGWDNRKAYERGYREGWSDRDDRRGPHGHGRGHGHGGHHH; encoded by the coding sequence ATGTTCAGGTCACTGATTCTTGCAGCGGTATTAATGGCTTCAGCACCGCTGGTCGCCAATGCTGGCGAAATCACCCTGTTGCCATCAGTAAAATTACAAATTGGCGATCGTGACAATTATGGTAACTACTGGGACGGCGGTGGCTGGCGCGACCGTGATTACTGGCACCGCAACTATGAATGGCGAAAAGACCGCTGGTGGAGGCACGATAATGGCCGTCACCGTGGCTGGGATAATCGCAAAGCGTACGAGCGTGGCTATCGTGAAGGCTGGAGCGACCGGGACGATCGTCGCGGACCGCACGGTCATGGACGCGGTCACGGACACGGCGGCCATCACCACTAA
- the glk gene encoding glucokinase, whose product MTKYALVGDVGGTNARLALCDINTGEISQAKAYSGLDYPSLEAVVRVYLDEHKVSVEDGCIAIACPITGDWVAMTNHTWAFSIAEMKKNLGFAHLEIINDFTAVSMAIPMLKPEHLIQFGGDKPVEGKPIAVYGAGTGLGVSHLVHVDKRWVSLPGEGGHVDFAPNSEEEGIILQELRAELGHVSAERVLSGPGLVYLYRAIVKSDGRLPENLQPKDVTERALADSCTDCRRALSLFCVIMGRFGGNLALNLGTFGGVYIAGGIVPRFLEFFKASGFRGGFEDKGRFKSYVQDIPVYLIVHDNPGLLGSGAHLRQTLGQYL is encoded by the coding sequence ATGACAAAGTATGCTTTAGTAGGCGATGTGGGCGGTACCAACGCCCGGCTGGCGCTATGCGATATTAATACCGGTGAAATCTCTCAGGCAAAGGCCTACTCAGGGCTCGATTACCCGAGTCTGGAAGCGGTGGTTCGCGTCTATCTGGATGAGCATAAGGTCAGCGTAGAAGATGGCTGTATCGCCATTGCCTGCCCGATTACCGGCGACTGGGTGGCGATGACCAACCACACCTGGGCGTTTTCCATTGCCGAGATGAAAAAGAATCTCGGTTTCGCGCATCTGGAAATTATTAACGACTTTACGGCGGTCTCGATGGCGATCCCGATGCTTAAACCTGAACATCTGATTCAGTTTGGCGGCGATAAACCGGTCGAGGGCAAGCCGATTGCCGTTTACGGTGCAGGCACTGGGCTTGGCGTTTCGCACCTGGTTCACGTCGACAAACGCTGGGTGAGTCTGCCGGGCGAAGGCGGCCACGTTGATTTCGCGCCAAACAGCGAAGAAGAGGGCATTATTCTGCAGGAGCTGCGCGCCGAGCTGGGCCACGTTTCCGCCGAGCGCGTGCTCTCCGGCCCGGGTCTGGTCTATCTTTATCGCGCGATTGTGAAATCTGACGGCCGTCTGCCGGAAAACCTGCAGCCGAAAGACGTCACCGAACGCGCGCTGGCAGACAGCTGCACCGACTGTCGCCGTGCCCTGTCGCTGTTCTGCGTGATCATGGGACGCTTCGGCGGCAATCTGGCCTTGAATCTCGGTACCTTTGGCGGCGTGTACATCGCCGGTGGGATTGTGCCGCGCTTCCTCGAATTCTTTAAAGCCTCTGGTTTCCGCGGCGGTTTCGAAGATAAAGGGCGCTTCAAATCCTACGTGCAGGATATTCCCGTTTATCTGATCGTGCATGATAATCCAGGCCTGCTGGGGTCCGGCGCGCATCTTCGCCAGACGCTGGGTCAGTACCTCTGA
- a CDS encoding LytR/AlgR family response regulator transcription factor has translation MKVIIVEDEILAQQELSWLIKEHSKMEIVGTFEDGLDVLKFLQHNRVDAIFLDINIPSLDGVLLAQNINQFAHKPFIVFVTAWKEHAAEAFELEAFDYILKPYQESRIISMLQKLELAWRQQSSPAVSPAPAATRENDTLNLIKDERIIVTPMDDIYYAEAHEKMTFVYTRRDSFVMPMNITEFCARLPTSHFFRCHRSFCVNLNKIREIEPWFNNTYILRLKDLEFQVPVSRSKVKEFRQLMHF, from the coding sequence ATGAAAGTCATCATTGTGGAAGATGAAATCCTCGCCCAACAGGAATTAAGCTGGCTGATTAAAGAGCACAGCAAAATGGAGATCGTGGGCACCTTTGAGGACGGGTTGGATGTGCTGAAATTTCTGCAGCACAACCGCGTCGACGCCATTTTTCTGGATATCAATATTCCGTCGCTGGACGGCGTACTGCTGGCGCAAAACATCAACCAGTTCGCCCATAAGCCGTTTATTGTGTTTGTCACTGCGTGGAAAGAGCATGCCGCCGAAGCCTTTGAACTGGAAGCCTTCGACTACATTCTGAAACCTTATCAGGAGTCGCGCATCATCAGCATGCTGCAGAAGCTCGAACTGGCCTGGCGACAGCAATCCAGCCCGGCAGTCAGCCCTGCGCCTGCCGCCACGCGCGAAAATGACACACTCAATCTGATCAAAGATGAGCGCATTATCGTCACACCGATGGATGATATTTATTACGCCGAAGCGCACGAAAAGATGACGTTTGTCTACACCCGCCGGGACTCGTTTGTGATGCCGATGAATATCACCGAGTTTTGCGCCAGGCTCCCGACGTCGCACTTTTTCCGCTGCCACCGCTCGTTTTGCGTCAATCTGAACAAGATCCGCGAAATCGAGCCCTGGTTTAACAACACCTATATTTTACGGCTGAAGGATCTGGAGTTTCAGGTGCCGGTGAGTCGCAGCAAGGTGAAAGAGTTCAGGCAGTTGATGCATTTTTGA
- a CDS encoding Nramp family divalent metal transporter gives MTNSRVEGSSARAARKLRFALMGPAFIAAIGYIDPGNFATNIQAGASFGYKLLWVVVWANLMAMLIQVLSAKLGIATGKNLAEQIRDHYPRPVVWFYWVQAEIIAMATDLAEFIGAAIGFKLILGVSLLQGAVLTGIATFLILMLQRRGQKPLELVIGGLLLFVAAAYIVELIFSQPNLAQLSKGMIIPSLPTSEAVFLAAGVLGATIMPHVIYLHSSLTQHAHEGSRQERYSATKWDVGIAMTIAGFVNLAMMATAAAAFHFNGHTGIADLDQAYLTLEPLLSHAAATIFGLSLVAAGLSSTVVGTLAGQVVMQGFVRFHIPLWVRRSVTMLPSFIVILMGLDPTRILVMSQVLLSFGIALALVPLLIFTSNQKLMGDLVNTTLVKRIGWIIVVLVVALNLWLLIGTALGL, from the coding sequence ATGACAAACAGTCGCGTAGAGGGTAGCAGTGCCAGAGCGGCGCGCAAGCTCAGGTTCGCATTAATGGGACCTGCGTTCATCGCTGCTATTGGCTATATCGATCCGGGTAATTTTGCGACCAACATTCAGGCCGGGGCGAGCTTTGGCTACAAATTACTGTGGGTGGTGGTGTGGGCGAACCTGATGGCGATGCTCATTCAGGTGCTCTCCGCAAAACTGGGTATCGCGACGGGGAAAAACCTCGCGGAACAGATTCGCGATCACTATCCGCGTCCGGTGGTCTGGTTCTATTGGGTGCAGGCGGAAATCATCGCCATGGCGACTGACCTCGCCGAATTTATCGGCGCGGCGATAGGCTTTAAGCTGATTCTGGGCGTGTCGCTCCTGCAGGGGGCGGTACTGACCGGGATCGCCACCTTCCTGATTTTGATGCTCCAGCGCCGCGGGCAGAAGCCCCTCGAGCTGGTGATCGGCGGTCTGCTGCTGTTTGTCGCTGCGGCCTATATTGTTGAGCTGATATTTTCCCAGCCGAATCTGGCGCAGCTGAGTAAAGGGATGATCATCCCCAGCCTGCCGACGTCAGAAGCCGTGTTCCTGGCGGCGGGCGTTCTGGGGGCGACCATCATGCCGCACGTGATTTATCTCCACTCCTCCCTGACGCAGCACGCCCACGAAGGCTCTCGCCAGGAGCGCTATTCGGCCACCAAATGGGATGTGGGTATCGCCATGACCATCGCCGGGTTTGTGAATCTGGCAATGATGGCGACGGCCGCAGCGGCGTTCCACTTTAACGGTCACACGGGGATTGCCGATCTCGATCAGGCATACCTGACGCTGGAACCGCTCCTGAGCCACGCGGCGGCGACCATCTTCGGCCTGAGCCTGGTGGCAGCCGGTCTTTCATCGACGGTGGTCGGGACGCTGGCCGGACAGGTGGTGATGCAGGGGTTCGTACGCTTCCACATTCCTCTGTGGGTGCGCCGCTCCGTGACGATGCTGCCGTCGTTTATCGTCATTCTGATGGGGCTGGATCCGACGCGCATTCTGGTGATGAGCCAGGTCCTGCTGAGCTTTGGTATCGCGCTGGCGCTGGTTCCGCTGCTGATCTTTACCAGCAACCAGAAGCTGATGGGCGACCTGGTCAATACCACGCTGGTTAAACGTATCGGCTGGATTATCGTGGTGCTGGTGGTGGCCTTGAACCTGTGGCTGCTGATTGGTACGGCGCTGGGGCTGTAA
- a CDS encoding ion channel protein, with translation MLHPRARTMLLLAIPALLIGIASSLVLIVVMKVASVLQTFLWSSLPGQFGIDVASPSWIILMLTLTGIAVGLVVRFSPGHAGPDPALEPLIGAPVNPGALPGLILALVMGLAGGVSLGPEHPIMAVNIALAVYLGSRILPRVGALDWTILASAGTIGALFGTPVAAALIFSQTLSSDNDVPLWDRLFAPLMAAAAGALTTSLFFQPHFSLPIPHYGHMQLADIFSGAIVAAIAIAVGMVAVWCLPRLHLLMHKLKHPVLILGSGGFLLGILGAIGGPITLFKGLDEMQRMAFSQVFSVSDYFLFAVVKLAAVVVAAACGFRGGRIFPAVFIAVALGLMLHEHVDAVPAAITVSCSILGFVLVVTRDAWLSLFMAVVVVPDTNLLPLLCIVMLPAWLLLAGKPMLMAWRPKK, from the coding sequence ATGCTTCATCCCCGCGCCAGAACGATGTTGCTGCTAGCAATACCCGCGCTACTGATTGGTATTGCGTCAAGCCTGGTGTTAATCGTCGTGATGAAAGTCGCCTCGGTGCTGCAGACGTTTTTATGGTCCTCGCTTCCCGGGCAGTTCGGTATTGATGTGGCGTCTCCGTCGTGGATCATTTTGATGTTAACGCTCACCGGGATTGCGGTGGGGCTGGTGGTTCGCTTTAGCCCAGGACATGCGGGCCCGGATCCGGCGCTGGAGCCGCTGATTGGTGCGCCCGTGAATCCCGGCGCGCTGCCGGGGCTGATTCTGGCTCTGGTGATGGGTCTTGCGGGCGGCGTGAGCCTCGGGCCGGAACATCCGATCATGGCGGTGAATATCGCTCTTGCCGTCTATCTTGGCTCACGGATTTTGCCGCGCGTGGGTGCTCTCGACTGGACCATTCTGGCATCGGCGGGGACGATCGGCGCGTTGTTCGGCACGCCCGTTGCTGCCGCGCTGATTTTCTCGCAAACCCTGAGCTCCGATAACGACGTTCCGCTCTGGGATCGTCTCTTCGCCCCGCTGATGGCGGCGGCGGCCGGTGCGCTCACCACCAGCCTGTTCTTCCAGCCGCACTTTTCGCTGCCGATCCCTCACTACGGGCACATGCAGCTGGCCGATATCTTTAGCGGGGCGATTGTCGCCGCGATCGCCATCGCGGTGGGAATGGTCGCCGTGTGGTGCCTGCCGCGCCTGCACCTTCTGATGCACAAGCTGAAACACCCGGTGCTGATTCTCGGCTCGGGCGGCTTTTTGCTCGGTATTCTGGGTGCCATTGGCGGCCCCATCACCCTGTTCAAAGGGCTGGATGAGATGCAGCGCATGGCGTTCAGCCAGGTGTTTAGCGTGTCAGATTATTTCCTGTTTGCGGTGGTGAAACTGGCCGCAGTGGTGGTGGCCGCCGCGTGTGGTTTTCGCGGCGGGCGGATTTTCCCGGCGGTGTTTATCGCCGTGGCGCTGGGTCTGATGTTGCATGAGCATGTCGATGCGGTTCCGGCGGCGATCACCGTCTCCTGTTCGATTCTGGGGTTTGTGCTGGTGGTGACGCGAGATGCGTGGCTGAGCCTGTTCATGGCCGTGGTGGTGGTGCCGGATACCAACCTGCTGCCGCTGCTCTGTATCGTGATGTTGCCCGCCTGGCTCCTGCTGGCGGGCAAACCAATGCTGATGGCCTGGCGGCCGAAGAAATAG
- the mgrA gene encoding L-glyceraldehyde 3-phosphate reductase has translation MVFQADKMRYQSMQYRRCGQSGLKLPAISLGLWHNFGDTTLIDTSRQLLHRAFELGITHFDLANNYGPPPGSAESNFGRILQEDFLPYRDELIISTKAGYTMWDGPYGDWGSRKYLIASLDQSLKRMGLEYVDIFYHHRPDPETPLRETMKALDHVVRQGKALYVGLSNYPAELARQAIEILDDLGTPCLIHQPKYSMFERAPEQGLLSVLQEKGVGCIPFSPLAGGQLTDRYLNGIPADSRAASGSRFLNPDHITEEKISQVRELNALAESRGQKLSQMALAWVLRHDAVTTVLIGASKTAQIEDAVGTLNNLHFTSDELSTIDAILNRSK, from the coding sequence ATGGTTTTTCAGGCGGATAAAATGCGTTATCAGTCAATGCAGTATCGTCGCTGCGGCCAGAGCGGTTTAAAGCTGCCCGCAATTTCGCTGGGTTTATGGCATAACTTTGGCGATACCACGCTCATTGACACCAGTCGTCAACTTTTACACCGCGCCTTCGAGCTGGGGATTACCCATTTCGATCTGGCCAATAACTACGGGCCACCTCCCGGCTCGGCAGAATCGAACTTTGGTCGCATTTTGCAGGAAGATTTTCTGCCCTATCGCGATGAACTGATTATCTCGACCAAGGCGGGCTATACCATGTGGGACGGCCCCTACGGTGACTGGGGTTCACGTAAATATCTGATCGCCAGCCTCGATCAGAGCCTGAAGCGTATGGGGCTGGAGTACGTGGATATCTTCTATCACCACCGCCCGGACCCGGAAACGCCGCTGCGCGAGACGATGAAAGCCCTCGACCACGTGGTGCGTCAGGGGAAAGCGCTCTACGTTGGCCTGTCGAATTACCCGGCGGAACTGGCGCGTCAGGCGATTGAGATCCTCGACGACCTCGGTACGCCGTGTCTTATCCACCAGCCGAAGTACTCTATGTTTGAACGCGCGCCGGAACAGGGTTTGCTGTCCGTCCTGCAGGAGAAAGGCGTCGGCTGTATTCCGTTCTCTCCGCTGGCCGGTGGGCAACTGACCGACCGTTATCTGAACGGTATTCCGGCGGATTCTCGTGCGGCCAGCGGAAGTCGCTTCCTCAATCCGGATCACATTACGGAAGAAAAAATCAGCCAGGTGCGCGAGCTGAACGCGCTGGCCGAAAGCCGGGGTCAAAAGCTGTCGCAGATGGCGCTGGCCTGGGTGTTACGCCACGACGCGGTCACGACGGTGCTGATTGGCGCGAGTAAGACCGCGCAAATCGAGGACGCCGTCGGCACGCTGAATAACCTGCACTTTACCTCTGACGAGCTCAGTACCATTGATGCGATCCTGAACCGCTCAAAATAA
- the ipdC gene encoding indolepyruvate decarboxylase: MRTPYCVADYLLERLKHCGAEHLFGVPGDYNLQFLDHVIDSPDIRWVGCANELNAAYAADGYARCKGFSALLTTFGVGELSAMNGIAGSFAEYVPVLHIVGAPGSAAQQKGELLHHTLGDGEFRHFYRMSEPVTVAQAILTEQNACYEIDRVLSIMLRERRPGYLMLPADVAKKPATPPVNALTERTSHADSTCLKAFRDAAESRLASSKRTALLADFLVLRYGLKDQLQKWVKETPMAHATMLMGKGIFDERQPGFYGTYSGSASGEGVKEAIEEADMIICVGTRFTDTLTAGFTHHLPAAKTIEIQPHAARVGERWFTGIPMAKAVEILSALCKQHITRQTTPARQAPLTHRHQDETLTQDNFWHTLQPFIRPGDVILADQGTSAFGAAALRLPTDVNFIVQPLWGSIGYTLAAAFGAQTACPDRRVIVLTGDGAAQLTIQEMGSMLRDKQHPVILVLNNEGYTVERAIHGPKQRYNDIALWNWTQIPQALSQNGQAECWRVSQTGQLAEILEKVAHSEKLSLIEVMLPKEDIPPLLSAITRALEARNNA; this comes from the coding sequence ATGCGAACCCCATACTGCGTCGCCGATTACCTGCTTGAACGACTAAAACACTGCGGCGCCGAACACCTGTTTGGCGTCCCTGGCGACTACAACCTGCAGTTTCTCGATCATGTCATCGACAGCCCGGACATCCGCTGGGTGGGCTGTGCAAACGAGCTGAACGCCGCTTACGCTGCTGACGGGTATGCCCGCTGCAAGGGCTTTTCCGCGCTGTTGACGACATTTGGCGTCGGGGAATTGAGCGCTATGAACGGTATCGCGGGCAGCTTCGCGGAGTACGTTCCGGTGCTGCATATCGTGGGCGCACCGGGCAGCGCCGCGCAGCAAAAAGGCGAACTACTGCACCACACGCTGGGCGACGGCGAGTTCCGTCATTTTTACCGGATGAGTGAGCCGGTGACGGTGGCGCAGGCGATTTTAACGGAGCAAAACGCCTGCTATGAAATCGACCGGGTCTTGTCGATCATGCTGCGCGAGCGGCGTCCGGGGTATCTGATGTTGCCTGCGGACGTGGCAAAAAAACCGGCCACGCCGCCTGTAAACGCTCTCACAGAACGCACCTCTCACGCGGACAGCACCTGCCTGAAAGCCTTCCGCGATGCGGCTGAATCGCGCCTCGCCAGCAGCAAACGTACCGCACTGCTGGCTGACTTCCTGGTGCTGCGGTATGGGCTCAAAGATCAGCTGCAGAAATGGGTGAAAGAGACGCCGATGGCCCACGCGACCATGCTGATGGGCAAAGGGATTTTTGATGAGCGCCAGCCCGGTTTTTACGGCACTTACAGCGGCTCGGCGAGCGGGGAAGGGGTGAAAGAAGCCATTGAAGAGGCGGATATGATTATCTGCGTCGGGACGCGTTTCACCGATACCCTGACCGCCGGTTTCACACACCATCTCCCGGCGGCCAAAACCATCGAAATCCAGCCGCACGCCGCCCGCGTGGGGGAGCGCTGGTTCACGGGCATTCCGATGGCGAAGGCCGTCGAGATCCTCTCGGCGCTGTGTAAGCAGCACATCACCAGGCAGACGACACCGGCCCGGCAGGCGCCGCTCACCCATCGGCATCAGGATGAAACCCTTACTCAGGATAATTTCTGGCACACGCTGCAACCCTTTATTCGCCCCGGAGACGTCATTCTCGCCGACCAGGGTACCTCCGCCTTTGGTGCCGCCGCACTGCGTCTCCCGACCGACGTGAACTTTATCGTGCAGCCGTTGTGGGGATCGATTGGTTATACTCTGGCGGCGGCGTTTGGCGCGCAGACGGCATGCCCGGACAGACGCGTAATTGTCCTGACCGGGGACGGCGCAGCGCAGCTGACCATTCAGGAGATGGGGTCGATGCTGCGGGATAAACAGCACCCGGTGATTCTGGTGCTGAACAACGAAGGCTATACCGTTGAGCGGGCGATCCACGGGCCGAAACAGCGCTATAACGATATTGCCCTGTGGAACTGGACGCAGATCCCGCAGGCACTGAGCCAGAACGGTCAGGCCGAGTGCTGGCGGGTAAGTCAAACAGGGCAACTGGCGGAGATACTGGAGAAGGTTGCCCACAGCGAAAAACTGTCGCTGATCGAGGTGATGTTGCCCAAAGAGGATATTCCTCCGCTGTTGAGCGCCATCACCCGGGCGCTGGAAGCGCGCAATAACGCCTGA
- a CDS encoding sensor histidine kinase translates to MHETFNMLLAVFDRAALMLICLFFLIRIRLFRELLHKSAHSPKELLAVTAIFSLFALFSTWSGVHVEGSLVNVRIIAVMSGGILFGPWVGIITGIIAGTHRYLIDIGGVTAIPCFITSIIAGVMSGWINRKIPKKQRWRAGIVAGMMCETLTMILVVVWAPSIELGLDIVSKIGIPMILGTVCIGFIVLLVQSVEGEKEASAARQAKLALDIANKTLPLFRHVNAESLRQVCDIIRRDIHADAVAITNIDHVLAYVGVGEDNYRNTDDTVSPTTRQAINYGKIIIKNNDEAHRTPEIHSMLVIPLWEKGVVTGTLKIYYCHAHQITSTLQEMAIGLSQIISTQLEVSRAEQLREMANKAELRALQSKINPHFLFNALNAISSSIRMNPDTARQLIFNLSRYLRYNIELKDDEQIDIKKELYQIKDYIAIEQARFGDKLTVIYDIDEEVHCVIPSLLIQPLVENAIVHGIQPCKGKGVVTISVAECGNRVRVAVRDTGHGIDPNVIARVESNEMPGNKIGLLNVHHRVKLLYGEGLHIRRLEPGTEIAFYVPNERLPVHTQTLLLP, encoded by the coding sequence GTGCACGAAACATTCAATATGCTGCTGGCAGTCTTCGATCGCGCGGCATTAATGCTGATTTGCCTCTTCTTCCTGATCCGCATCCGGCTCTTTCGCGAGCTTCTGCACAAATCCGCCCACTCGCCCAAAGAGCTGCTGGCCGTCACGGCGATTTTTTCCCTGTTTGCCCTGTTCAGCACCTGGTCCGGCGTGCACGTCGAAGGCTCGCTGGTGAACGTGCGTATCATTGCGGTGATGTCGGGCGGGATTTTGTTCGGCCCATGGGTCGGGATTATCACCGGGATTATTGCCGGGACGCACCGCTACTTAATCGATATCGGCGGCGTAACGGCGATCCCCTGCTTTATCACCAGTATTATCGCGGGCGTTATGTCCGGCTGGATTAACCGTAAGATCCCGAAAAAACAGCGCTGGCGGGCGGGTATCGTCGCCGGGATGATGTGTGAAACCCTGACCATGATCCTCGTGGTCGTCTGGGCGCCCAGCATCGAACTGGGTCTGGATATCGTTTCCAAAATCGGTATTCCGATGATTCTCGGCACCGTCTGTATCGGTTTTATTGTGCTGCTGGTACAGAGCGTCGAGGGCGAAAAAGAGGCCAGCGCCGCACGCCAGGCGAAACTCGCGCTGGATATTGCCAACAAAACGCTGCCGCTGTTCCGCCACGTGAACGCCGAATCTCTGCGTCAGGTGTGCGACATTATTCGCCGCGATATTCATGCCGACGCGGTTGCCATTACCAATATCGATCACGTGCTGGCCTACGTCGGCGTCGGTGAAGACAACTATCGCAACACCGACGATACCGTCAGCCCCACCACCCGCCAGGCCATTAACTACGGTAAAATCATCATTAAAAACAATGATGAAGCACACCGCACGCCGGAAATTCACTCGATGCTGGTGATTCCCCTGTGGGAAAAAGGCGTGGTGACCGGCACGCTGAAAATCTACTACTGTCACGCGCATCAGATCACCTCTACGCTGCAGGAGATGGCGATTGGCCTGTCGCAGATTATCTCGACGCAGCTGGAAGTCTCCCGCGCCGAGCAGTTACGCGAAATGGCAAATAAGGCGGAGCTGCGCGCCCTGCAAAGTAAGATCAATCCCCATTTCCTGTTTAACGCCCTGAACGCCATTTCATCGTCGATTCGCATGAATCCGGACACCGCCCGCCAGCTGATTTTCAATCTGTCGCGCTACCTGCGCTACAACATCGAGCTGAAAGACGATGAGCAGATCGACATCAAAAAAGAGCTGTACCAGATTAAAGATTACATCGCGATTGAGCAGGCGCGCTTTGGCGATAAGCTGACGGTTATCTACGATATTGATGAAGAGGTTCACTGTGTGATCCCGAGCCTGCTGATCCAGCCGCTGGTGGAGAACGCCATCGTTCACGGCATTCAGCCTTGCAAAGGCAAAGGCGTAGTCACCATCAGCGTGGCGGAGTGCGGGAATCGGGTGCGGGTGGCGGTGCGCGATACCGGCCACGGCATCGACCCCAACGTGATTGCGCGCGTCGAGTCAAACGAGATGCCTGGCAATAAAATCGGCCTGCTGAACGTCCATCACCGCGTGAAACTGCTGTATGGCGAAGGGCTGCATATTCGCCGCCTGGAGCCCGGCACGGAAATCGCTTTTTACGTCCCGAATGAACGCCTGCCCGTTCATACGCAGACGCTGTTGTTGCCTTAA